A genomic stretch from Sphingobacterium sp. ML3W includes:
- a CDS encoding FeoA family protein produces MRNKTSLDKLKKGEKAVIIDFDSHDIPAKFFELGFVPGTEVEVKHIAPLDGPICLNIIANNALIAIRKSEAKVILIDQK; encoded by the coding sequence ATGCGTAATAAAACTAGCTTAGACAAGCTAAAAAAAGGGGAAAAAGCGGTGATTATTGATTTTGATTCGCACGATATTCCAGCTAAATTTTTCGAATTAGGTTTTGTGCCTGGTACAGAAGTAGAAGTGAAACATATCGCACCTTTAGATGGTCCTATATGTTTAAATATTATTGCTAATAACGCCTTGATTGCCATTCGCAAATCCGAAGCTAAAGTCATCCTTATTGATCAGAAATAA
- a CDS encoding MarR family transcriptional regulator: protein MKIEDEIKVSKFSNEWHRCTVNILYTYNWLNNELEQRAAEEGITLKQFNVLRILRGQYPKPATNNLIKSRMLSTTPDISRMIDRMVTKGLVSRCQSGGDKRAVDLVITDKGLKILENLEEPMLMTDILTNRISEKEAIQLSTLLDKLRG, encoded by the coding sequence ATGAAAATCGAGGACGAAATCAAAGTAAGTAAATTCAGTAATGAATGGCATCGTTGTACCGTAAACATTCTATATACGTACAATTGGCTGAATAATGAACTTGAACAAAGAGCAGCCGAAGAAGGGATCACTTTGAAACAATTTAATGTCTTACGTATCCTCCGAGGCCAATATCCAAAACCTGCAACCAATAACCTGATCAAATCAAGAATGCTAAGTACAACACCCGATATTTCCCGTATGATAGATCGGATGGTGACGAAAGGACTTGTTTCCCGCTGTCAATCGGGTGGTGATAAACGCGCCGTTGATCTGGTTATCACCGATAAAGGCCTGAAGATCCTTGAAAATCTCGAAGAGCCGATGCTGATGACGGATATTTTAACCAATAGAATCAGTGAAAAGGAAGCAATCCAGCTCAGCACTTTATTGGACAAGCTAAGAGGCTAA
- the glmM gene encoding phosphoglucosamine mutase, which produces MTLIKSISGIRGTIGGRAGEGLTPIDIVKFTAAYGTIIVKQSGIKKIVVGRDARVSGEMVSNLVIGTLQSIGVDVIDLGLSTTPTVEIAVPLEKAAGGIILTASHNPGQWNALKLLNAKGEFISDAEGQEVLALGESLDFDFSAVEELGSVHKDYSYLQKHVDAVLALEYVDKEAIKAANFKVALDAVNSTGGTFIPALLDALGVQTIYKIHCEPNGNFPHNPEPLKEHLTDLSAAVIENKADLGIAVDPDVDRLVFMMEDGELFGEEYTLVAVADYLLQHKKGNTVSNLSSTRALRDVTKAHGGEYYAAAVGEVNVVTKMKEVDAVIGGEGNGGVIYPASHYGRDALVGVAIFLTHLAKLGKKASEYRASLPQYFMSKNKITLTPELDIDNLLAKMEEKYKNEEHSTIDGLKIDFENEWVHLRKSNTEPIIRIYSEGPTPEAAEQIAQKIIREIEEIIK; this is translated from the coding sequence ATGACTTTAATTAAATCAATCTCAGGAATCCGAGGTACGATAGGCGGTCGTGCGGGAGAAGGACTTACGCCGATAGATATCGTTAAATTTACAGCTGCTTACGGAACTATCATCGTAAAGCAAAGCGGAATAAAGAAAATTGTGGTTGGAAGGGATGCCCGTGTTTCTGGCGAAATGGTCAGCAACCTGGTTATTGGAACCCTGCAAAGTATCGGTGTTGATGTGATTGATTTGGGATTATCGACAACACCAACAGTAGAGATTGCTGTTCCCCTGGAAAAAGCAGCTGGTGGTATTATCCTGACAGCGTCGCATAACCCAGGACAATGGAATGCGCTTAAACTGTTAAATGCGAAAGGCGAATTTATATCTGATGCGGAAGGTCAGGAAGTATTAGCCCTTGGAGAATCCCTGGATTTTGATTTTTCTGCTGTGGAAGAACTAGGATCAGTGCACAAAGATTATTCTTACCTACAAAAACATGTTGATGCTGTTTTGGCATTGGAATATGTAGATAAGGAAGCAATCAAAGCGGCGAACTTTAAAGTTGCTTTGGATGCGGTGAATAGCACGGGTGGTACATTTATCCCGGCTTTGTTGGATGCGCTTGGTGTGCAGACAATTTATAAAATTCACTGTGAGCCTAATGGTAATTTTCCGCATAATCCAGAACCTTTAAAAGAACATTTGACAGATTTATCTGCTGCTGTAATCGAAAATAAAGCTGATTTGGGAATTGCCGTTGATCCAGATGTGGACCGTTTGGTCTTTATGATGGAAGATGGGGAGTTATTTGGTGAGGAATATACACTTGTTGCAGTTGCAGATTATCTCTTACAACATAAAAAAGGTAATACGGTTTCCAATTTATCATCTACACGTGCATTGCGCGATGTAACCAAAGCACATGGTGGTGAATATTATGCTGCTGCCGTTGGCGAGGTCAATGTGGTTACTAAAATGAAAGAAGTAGATGCAGTGATCGGTGGTGAAGGTAACGGTGGGGTAATCTATCCAGCCTCACACTATGGTCGTGATGCTTTGGTAGGTGTAGCTATTTTTCTGACGCATTTGGCTAAATTGGGCAAGAAAGCTTCTGAATACCGTGCTTCACTACCACAATATTTCATGTCTAAGAATAAGATCACGTTGACTCCAGAACTGGATATCGACAATCTTTTGGCGAAAATGGAGGAGAAATATAAAAATGAAGAACACAGTACCATCGATGGTCTGAAAATAGACTTTGAAAATGAATGGGTGCATTTGCGTAAATCCAATACCGAACCAATCATTCGGATCTACTCTGAAGGACCGACACCGGAAGCCGCTGAGCAGATTGCGCAGAAAATCATTCGCGAGATCGAAGAAATAATTAAATAA
- a CDS encoding amino acid permease, producing the protein MEKQNNKDSKQLKRGLQNRHIQLIALGGAIGTGLFLGIGKAATLAGPAVILGYAFAGIIAFFIMRQLGEMVVEEPVSGSFSYFANKYWGSFAGYASGWNYWVLYILVSMAELTAIGVYVQFWWPEIPLWGSSLFFFFAINALNLASVKIYGETEFWFSIIKVVAIIAMIVFGVYLLVSGTGGEQASLSNLTSHGGFFPKGWFNQTGDGSYEGLLSAMALIMFSFGGLELVGITAAEAEHPEKNIPKATNQVIYRILIFYVGALIILFSLTPWTNINADTSPFVLVFDKLNGFEFTLFGKTFYFTKIIANALNLIVLTAALSVYNSSVYSNSRMLFGLAEQGNAPKFLSKLNKNHAPINAILVSAVFAAICVFINYVAPKNALEILMSLVVSSLIINWVMISITHLYFRKNKIDVHVKTKFPSFLYPLSNYICLIFLIAVLGIMWLTGMKLPVELIPAWLLLLYISYILIKRKK; encoded by the coding sequence ATGGAGAAACAGAATAACAAGGATTCGAAACAATTAAAAAGGGGACTTCAAAATAGACATATTCAGCTGATCGCTCTTGGTGGCGCCATTGGAACTGGATTGTTTCTTGGAATAGGAAAAGCTGCTACACTAGCGGGACCAGCGGTGATACTTGGTTATGCCTTTGCAGGGATAATTGCTTTCTTCATTATGCGCCAATTGGGAGAAATGGTGGTTGAAGAACCTGTATCTGGTAGCTTTAGTTATTTCGCTAATAAATATTGGGGTTCTTTTGCCGGTTACGCCTCTGGCTGGAACTACTGGGTGCTCTATATTTTAGTAAGCATGGCCGAACTAACAGCCATTGGAGTATATGTCCAATTCTGGTGGCCGGAAATTCCATTATGGGGATCAAGCTTATTTTTCTTCTTCGCTATCAATGCCCTGAACCTTGCTTCTGTAAAAATTTATGGCGAGACAGAATTTTGGTTTTCAATCATTAAGGTTGTCGCTATTATTGCCATGATTGTCTTTGGTGTCTATCTCCTGGTTAGTGGTACAGGAGGTGAACAGGCGAGCCTGAGCAACCTCACTTCGCATGGTGGATTTTTTCCAAAAGGCTGGTTTAACCAGACTGGAGATGGCAGCTATGAGGGTCTGCTATCCGCCATGGCACTGATCATGTTTTCTTTTGGTGGACTCGAATTGGTAGGTATTACTGCTGCCGAAGCCGAGCATCCGGAAAAAAATATCCCCAAAGCGACCAATCAGGTTATCTACCGGATATTAATCTTTTATGTAGGCGCTTTGATTATCTTGTTTTCGCTTACTCCATGGACAAATATCAACGCGGATACAAGCCCTTTTGTGCTGGTGTTTGACAAACTCAATGGTTTTGAATTTACATTATTCGGAAAAACATTCTATTTCACAAAAATTATCGCAAATGCACTCAATCTGATCGTGCTCACCGCCGCCTTATCAGTTTACAATAGCAGTGTCTACAGTAATAGTAGAATGCTCTTTGGGCTTGCTGAACAGGGTAATGCACCCAAGTTTTTGTCTAAGCTAAACAAAAATCATGCACCTATAAATGCTATTTTGGTTTCGGCAGTATTTGCTGCGATCTGTGTTTTTATCAATTATGTCGCACCTAAGAATGCATTGGAGATCCTGATGTCGCTGGTTGTATCTTCGTTGATCATCAACTGGGTAATGATTTCAATCACGCATTTATATTTTAGAAAAAACAAAATCGATGTACATGTAAAAACGAAATTCCCTTCGTTTCTATATCCATTGAGCAATTATATCTGTCTGATCTTTCTGATCGCTGTACTGGGTATCATGTGGTTAACAGGCATGAAATTGCCAGTTGAACTGATCCCTGCCTGGTTATTATTGCTATATATCAGCTATATATTGATTAAAAGAAAAAAGTAA
- a CDS encoding FeoB-associated Cys-rich membrane protein, which produces MDNLTVQYLIVGILVLAAVWYVVRNVRKSLKGKSGCSKGCGCSCGTVEKPQKAN; this is translated from the coding sequence ATGGATAATTTAACAGTACAATATCTCATCGTTGGAATTTTGGTGTTAGCGGCTGTATGGTATGTCGTTAGAAATGTCCGTAAATCACTGAAAGGTAAATCAGGTTGCTCCAAAGGTTGTGGATGCAGCTGCGGAACAGTGGAAAAACCACAGAAAGCAAATTAA
- a CDS encoding ZIP family metal transporter: protein MNSILLILILFVPAFASGIAVFFVQKKGTNFLKLILSFSGAYLFSITVLHLIPHVYQSTNTSPEILGIYVLGGFLFQLFLEQFSQGIEHGHIHTENENGHHSHSFPIGIMFSLCLHAFLEGMPLAATHQTELALGISIHHIPAAFALGSILISTHLKKNTIIITLALFAAMTPFGFLLSKAISAGEVGNIQQYFDKIMAVVIGIFLHISTTILFESGSIDHHKFNKRKMIAVIAGVAIALASFAFGGEHDHAHGHDEGHQELHDHDHHDHAH, encoded by the coding sequence ATGAATTCAATTTTATTGATTTTAATTTTATTCGTACCTGCATTTGCAAGTGGTATCGCTGTCTTTTTTGTACAGAAAAAAGGGACAAATTTTCTAAAATTGATCCTTTCTTTTAGTGGGGCTTACCTATTCTCCATTACTGTACTGCATTTAATTCCACATGTTTATCAGTCGACAAACACCTCACCCGAAATATTGGGTATCTATGTACTTGGAGGCTTTCTATTCCAGTTATTCCTTGAGCAATTTTCGCAGGGAATTGAACATGGGCATATCCATACCGAAAATGAGAATGGTCATCACAGCCATAGTTTTCCGATCGGTATAATGTTTAGTTTATGTCTACATGCCTTTCTGGAGGGAATGCCATTGGCGGCAACACATCAGACCGAACTTGCATTAGGGATTTCGATCCATCATATTCCAGCTGCATTTGCCCTAGGCAGCATCTTGATCAGCACACACCTGAAAAAAAATACGATTATCATCACACTGGCGCTCTTCGCCGCTATGACTCCTTTCGGCTTTCTATTGAGTAAAGCAATTAGTGCCGGTGAGGTGGGTAATATTCAACAATATTTTGATAAAATCATGGCTGTGGTAATTGGTATATTTCTGCATATATCCACGACAATATTGTTCGAGTCCGGATCTATAGACCATCATAAATTCAACAAAAGAAAGATGATTGCAGTAATTGCCGGTGTGGCCATTGCTCTGGCAAGTTTTGCTTTTGGCGGTGAACACGACCATGCACATGGACATGATGAAGGCCATCAAGAGTTGCATGATCATGACCACCATGACCATGCACATTAA
- a CDS encoding oxidoreductase — MKPLFLLFLAQVFLIESLSAQKNTIQLLNQERNSSYRGLSVVDDQTLWVSGSNGTVGLSTDAGKNWQWVNPIGYEKIDFRDIEAFDENQALIISAGSPALVLLTTDAGRSWKEVFKDTRPEIFYDGFAFTPKGVGIAFGDAINGKMPLLKTTDFGVTWKDISSNLSYTILEGEAGFAASGTSIFSLATGDFWIATGGTVSNIYTSSDQGDTWQRYSCPITQGQNSTGPFSIAFSSPKSGIVVGGDYRNDKNKEKACFLSNDGGKTWQASSQPVSGFKSAVIYLSNKQLICTGTSGTDLSADKGKTWHTISQESYNAVQKAKKGKAVFLAGDKGKIARLVQ; from the coding sequence ATGAAACCACTATTTCTTCTCTTTCTCGCTCAGGTCTTTCTTATTGAAAGTCTATCTGCACAAAAAAACACAATTCAGCTGTTGAACCAAGAACGCAATAGCAGCTATCGGGGACTAAGTGTTGTCGATGACCAAACACTTTGGGTCAGCGGAAGCAATGGCACAGTAGGCTTGAGTACCGATGCTGGAAAAAATTGGCAGTGGGTCAATCCAATCGGTTATGAAAAGATAGACTTTAGGGATATCGAAGCTTTTGATGAAAATCAGGCCCTCATTATTTCAGCAGGTTCTCCAGCCTTAGTATTGCTTACAACTGATGCGGGTAGAAGCTGGAAAGAGGTTTTTAAAGATACACGACCTGAAATATTTTATGATGGCTTTGCTTTTACACCAAAAGGTGTTGGTATCGCTTTTGGCGATGCCATCAACGGGAAGATGCCTCTATTAAAAACAACAGATTTTGGAGTGACCTGGAAGGATATATCCTCCAATCTAAGCTATACCATTTTAGAAGGTGAGGCTGGTTTTGCCGCCAGTGGTACATCCATATTTAGTCTTGCAACCGGAGATTTCTGGATCGCAACTGGCGGAACGGTTTCCAATATTTACACGAGCAGTGATCAGGGGGACACCTGGCAGCGTTACAGTTGCCCCATCACGCAAGGGCAAAATAGCACTGGCCCTTTTTCCATTGCATTTAGTTCACCTAAGTCAGGGATCGTCGTTGGTGGTGATTACAGAAATGACAAAAACAAGGAAAAAGCCTGTTTTTTGAGCAATGATGGTGGCAAAACCTGGCAGGCTTCAAGTCAACCAGTATCGGGTTTTAAATCAGCTGTAATTTATCTTTCGAACAAACAACTGATCTGTACCGGAACCTCGGGAACGGATCTGTCAGCGGACAAAGGAAAAACATGGCATACGATCTCCCAGGAAAGCTACAATGCGGTGCAGAAGGCTAAGAAAGGTAAAGCCGTCTTTCTGGCTGGAGATAAAGGAAAAATAGCAAGGCTGGTCCAATAG
- the feoB gene encoding ferrous iron transport protein B has protein sequence MNNPIIALLGNPNVGKTSLFNRITKLNQKVGNYPGITVEKREGQVKANNKTYRIIDLPGTYTLFPSSMDEEVVFNTLVNKENSFRPNLVIVVAEPTNLKRSVILYQQARELGLPAIFVINMIDEAKEKGISIDIPKLEQLLNTKVYETNARTGQGIDQLIKNFDATPPMYVSKFQLPPIANEALEETKRLFPLDTEYHTWQYLAKGEVSFLSKEKNDSIQQIRDKHQLKAEKLQKEEAILRSKSLDGNLAEIYTKDDASNKNKTNAIDKILLHPIFGYLIFFGILFLIFQAIYTWSGPAMDFIDGLFGDFAAYTQTTLPAGPLTDLLSNGIIKGIGGIVIFIPQIVILYIFISIMEETGYMSRVVFLMDRWLRPFGLNGKSVIPLISGVACAVPAVMSARNIENAKERLVTILVTPFMTCSARLPIYIVLIGLVIPDTKYAGFQLQGMVLFVMYLLGIFAALFSAILLTKIIKSKHKSFLIFELPTYKSPDWKNVVLNVWEKTSSFVFGAGKIILAISVILWALGSFGPNDKFSKAEEYVTQNNPNLSGDDLDHEISSYRLEHSFLGYLGMAIEPVVEPLGYDWKMGIGLISSFAAREVFVGTMATVYSLGDEVDIEDEASKTTVLSKMRSEINRNTGLPAYNFASGISLLLFYAFAMQCMSTIAAVKRETGSWKWTLIQVGFMTGLAYFSALIAYQLLK, from the coding sequence ATGAATAACCCGATTATTGCACTTTTGGGTAATCCAAACGTGGGTAAAACATCCCTTTTTAACCGGATTACAAAATTAAATCAGAAAGTAGGAAACTATCCTGGTATCACTGTAGAAAAACGTGAAGGACAAGTTAAAGCCAACAACAAAACCTATCGTATTATTGACCTTCCAGGAACCTATACCTTGTTTCCGAGTTCAATGGACGAAGAAGTCGTCTTCAATACCTTGGTCAACAAAGAAAACAGTTTTAGACCAAACCTTGTTATTGTTGTCGCCGAACCAACAAACCTGAAAAGGTCTGTCATCCTCTATCAACAAGCACGAGAGCTCGGGCTTCCGGCCATCTTTGTCATCAATATGATCGATGAGGCCAAAGAAAAAGGAATAAGTATAGATATCCCAAAGCTTGAACAGCTACTTAATACAAAAGTTTACGAAACAAATGCACGTACGGGACAGGGTATCGATCAGTTGATCAAGAATTTCGATGCTACCCCGCCGATGTATGTCAGCAAATTTCAGTTGCCCCCAATAGCAAACGAAGCATTGGAAGAAACCAAAAGACTGTTTCCTTTGGACACTGAATACCATACCTGGCAGTATCTGGCTAAAGGGGAGGTCTCTTTTCTATCGAAAGAAAAAAACGATTCGATTCAGCAAATTCGGGACAAGCATCAGTTAAAAGCGGAGAAACTACAGAAAGAAGAGGCCATTCTTCGAAGCAAATCCTTAGATGGCAACTTAGCTGAAATCTATACCAAGGACGATGCTTCCAACAAAAACAAGACAAACGCGATCGACAAAATATTGCTCCATCCAATCTTTGGGTATCTGATCTTCTTTGGTATTCTCTTCCTGATTTTCCAGGCGATCTATACCTGGTCAGGACCGGCTATGGACTTTATTGATGGTCTCTTTGGCGATTTCGCAGCCTACACCCAAACAACCTTGCCAGCAGGACCTCTGACGGATCTGTTGAGCAATGGTATTATCAAAGGTATCGGTGGTATCGTAATATTTATCCCACAGATCGTAATTTTATACATTTTTATTTCCATTATGGAAGAGACTGGCTATATGAGCCGTGTGGTTTTCCTGATGGATCGTTGGCTCAGACCTTTCGGGTTAAACGGAAAATCCGTTATACCTTTAATCTCTGGTGTAGCCTGTGCTGTTCCAGCGGTCATGTCTGCACGTAATATCGAAAATGCAAAGGAACGACTTGTCACCATATTGGTCACGCCGTTCATGACCTGTTCTGCCCGTCTACCCATCTACATCGTATTGATCGGATTGGTTATTCCAGACACCAAATATGCAGGATTTCAATTGCAGGGTATGGTTTTATTTGTCATGTACCTCCTCGGGATATTTGCAGCATTGTTTTCGGCCATACTCTTGACCAAAATCATTAAATCCAAACACAAGTCCTTTTTAATATTTGAACTTCCGACCTATAAATCTCCAGACTGGAAAAACGTTGTTTTAAATGTTTGGGAGAAAACATCAAGTTTTGTCTTCGGAGCAGGTAAAATTATCTTGGCAATCTCTGTTATTCTGTGGGCACTAGGTAGTTTTGGCCCGAACGACAAGTTCAGTAAGGCCGAGGAATACGTGACGCAAAACAACCCTAATCTTTCGGGAGACGACCTTGACCATGAGATCTCTTCTTACCGACTGGAACACTCCTTCCTTGGCTATCTTGGCATGGCAATTGAACCTGTTGTAGAGCCTCTAGGTTATGACTGGAAAATGGGAATCGGTTTGATCTCCTCATTTGCGGCAAGGGAAGTTTTTGTCGGAACAATGGCAACTGTGTACAGCCTTGGAGACGAGGTTGATATCGAAGATGAAGCCAGCAAGACAACGGTATTGAGTAAGATGCGCAGCGAGATCAATCGTAACACAGGCTTACCGGCCTACAATTTTGCTTCGGGTATATCGCTGCTTTTATTTTATGCTTTTGCCATGCAATGTATGAGTACAATAGCCGCGGTAAAAAGGGAAACAGGATCGTGGAAATGGACATTAATTCAAGTTGGTTTTATGACAGGCCTGGCTTATTTCAGTGCCTTGATTGCCTATCAGCTATTAAAATAA
- a CDS encoding Na+/H+ antiporter, with product MIKKTFIAIYCFLSLFLFTVPLMAQEPLDAINKTLDTWHKSSGEVKFGPFINSLATDAVILGADREERWDKNHSDKFSEQYFNPKYAWNYTYQNRSVHFNNDSTTAWFDETFKINTKYFRGTGVLSKIDHEWKIQQYNLSMLAPYQEVKSAIGGKLGHNVHNNVLLVMVLFFFMAMLFVLSQRLKISYPILLVIGGLGISLIPGAPVISIDPDIVFLVFLPPLLFEAAWYTNWNNFLKWRRSIFIMGFGLVFFTSLAIAYFSVSIIPGFTLALGFLLGGIISPPDAVAASSVLKGVSIPKRGIAILEGESLVNDAASLTVFRFASIAILTGQFAMGTATTQFLVLSVMGVVVGLVIGHILYFFLRYVAKSSSISTPITLIAPYLMYIVAEHFEWSGVLAVVSGGLFLSFRAGDYLNYHTRIQTKEVWATIGFLLNGFVFILIGLELPVIINGLGEYSMEEAIDFSLAICVIVIVLRLVAVYLSAYVPRLLFKRVRIREKGPGWKLPLIVGWAGMRGVVSLASALAIPMTLYDGTAFPHRNLILFITFVVILVTLVFQGLTLPLLIKLIKIEEVDEQVPMEEQIDEIRVRLGRDAIAYLDKHYAKEMMEYETIARVKEQLIRSINASERAKEEDTRAQLSAVRGLYNKIMLEILVVRRNGLAKMKESKEYDSDVIKDLEYSLDLEESRLTRK from the coding sequence ATGATAAAAAAAACCTTTATAGCGATTTATTGTTTTTTGAGTCTATTTTTATTTACGGTTCCCCTGATGGCCCAGGAACCCCTTGATGCGATCAATAAGACATTAGATACCTGGCACAAATCTTCAGGCGAGGTGAAGTTTGGCCCCTTTATCAATTCACTTGCGACAGATGCGGTAATATTGGGTGCCGACCGGGAGGAACGTTGGGATAAAAACCATAGCGATAAATTCTCTGAGCAGTATTTTAACCCCAAATATGCCTGGAATTATACCTACCAAAACAGATCTGTCCATTTTAATAACGACAGTACAACAGCATGGTTTGACGAAACCTTTAAGATAAACACAAAGTACTTTCGTGGTACTGGTGTATTGAGCAAAATAGACCATGAATGGAAAATTCAACAATATAATCTGTCTATGCTCGCACCTTATCAGGAGGTCAAATCTGCTATTGGCGGAAAGCTGGGGCACAATGTTCATAATAATGTACTCCTGGTAATGGTGTTGTTTTTCTTTATGGCGATGCTGTTTGTCCTAAGTCAACGGTTAAAGATATCCTATCCCATTTTATTGGTTATTGGGGGCTTAGGGATTTCTCTTATTCCTGGAGCGCCCGTGATAAGCATAGATCCCGATATTGTTTTTTTGGTGTTTTTGCCACCCTTGCTGTTTGAAGCAGCCTGGTATACCAACTGGAACAATTTTCTGAAATGGCGCCGATCTATTTTCATCATGGGTTTTGGTCTTGTCTTTTTTACATCCTTGGCAATTGCTTATTTTTCAGTCAGTATTATTCCAGGCTTCACCTTGGCTTTAGGTTTTCTTTTGGGTGGTATTATTTCTCCACCGGATGCTGTAGCCGCAAGTTCAGTATTAAAAGGCGTGAGTATACCCAAACGCGGTATCGCTATCCTGGAGGGGGAGAGTTTGGTTAATGATGCGGCTTCTTTGACAGTGTTTCGGTTTGCTTCCATCGCTATCCTAACGGGGCAATTTGCGATGGGTACAGCAACAACTCAATTTCTTGTGCTGTCAGTCATGGGTGTTGTTGTTGGACTTGTGATCGGCCATATCTTGTATTTCTTCTTGCGTTATGTCGCTAAGTCCTCCAGTATATCAACCCCCATTACACTGATCGCCCCTTACCTAATGTATATCGTTGCCGAACATTTTGAATGGTCAGGCGTCTTGGCAGTGGTCAGTGGTGGTTTATTTCTTTCTTTCCGGGCAGGTGATTATCTCAATTATCATACTCGTATCCAAACCAAGGAGGTGTGGGCAACAATAGGGTTTCTACTGAACGGTTTTGTTTTTATTCTGATCGGTCTTGAACTTCCGGTGATCATCAATGGATTGGGTGAATACTCCATGGAAGAGGCTATCGATTTTTCTTTGGCCATCTGTGTTATTGTTATTGTTTTGCGATTGGTGGCCGTTTATCTTTCGGCTTATGTTCCACGCTTATTGTTCAAAAGAGTTCGCATCAGAGAAAAAGGTCCGGGGTGGAAACTGCCATTGATCGTCGGTTGGGCTGGTATGCGAGGTGTCGTTTCACTTGCCTCAGCCCTGGCTATCCCGATGACGTTATATGATGGAACAGCTTTCCCGCATCGTAATCTTATTTTGTTTATCACTTTTGTCGTTATTCTGGTGACTCTGGTGTTTCAGGGACTTACACTGCCCCTGCTGATAAAATTGATCAAGATCGAGGAGGTTGATGAGCAGGTGCCGATGGAAGAGCAAATTGATGAAATCCGTGTTAGGCTCGGTAGAGACGCTATAGCCTATCTCGATAAGCATTATGCCAAGGAGATGATGGAGTACGAGACAATCGCACGGGTAAAAGAACAGCTTATCCGAAGTATAAATGCATCTGAACGGGCCAAAGAAGAGGATACCCGAGCACAGCTATCAGCCGTTCGGGGATTGTACAATAAAATTATGCTCGAAATTCTGGTTGTACGTCGCAACGGATTAGCGAAGATGAAAGAAAGCAAAGAGTACGACAGTGATGTTATCAAAGATCTGGAATATTCATTGGATTTAGAAGAGTCGCGCCTGACGCGCAAATAA
- a CDS encoding phosphatase PAP2 family protein: MIQQLVHIDQEIFLAINQGLSNPVFDWLLPILRNPYTWAPLYLFLVIFFIKTYGKTGILIVAMTLATFGISDGISSHLIKKTVKRIRPCNDVEFKENVNIRVRCGSGFSFTSSHAANHFSLAFFWIVLFRRRWKYVLWLCIAWAFLISVSQIYVGVHYPFDILCGSALGILVGLATGYLFKRFVPSFFKTEQV; encoded by the coding sequence ATGATTCAACAATTAGTACACATCGACCAAGAAATTTTTCTTGCCATCAATCAAGGTTTAAGTAACCCTGTATTTGATTGGCTGTTGCCTATATTGCGTAATCCGTACACATGGGCTCCATTGTATCTATTTCTGGTTATTTTTTTCATCAAAACCTATGGAAAAACAGGTATACTGATTGTGGCGATGACATTGGCTACTTTCGGTATTTCCGATGGTATCTCATCTCATTTGATCAAAAAAACTGTCAAAAGAATCAGGCCCTGCAATGATGTGGAGTTTAAGGAAAATGTCAATATCCGGGTACGATGTGGCTCCGGATTTAGCTTTACATCCTCTCATGCGGCCAATCACTTTTCCTTGGCTTTCTTTTGGATTGTGCTATTCCGAAGAAGATGGAAATATGTACTTTGGTTGTGTATTGCCTGGGCATTCCTGATTTCAGTCTCCCAAATCTATGTTGGTGTTCATTACCCGTTTGATATACTCTGTGGCTCCGCGTTGGGAATCCTCGTTGGGTTGGCTACAGGCTATCTGTTTAAGCGGTTCGTGCCTAGCTTTTTTAAAACTGAACAAGTATAA